A region of Gammaproteobacteria bacterium DNA encodes the following proteins:
- a CDS encoding insulinase family protein: MVVNLHMANSPTIQPRKQYPMFQNAKKTVVFTVVAVFSLLSPTFAGAAPAIQQWQTANGARVYFVPAPELPIVDVRVMFDAGGARNEGKGGLAQLTSGLLNDGAGDLNADQIAERFGDLGAQFATAAELDSATVSLRSLSKPEVLQPALDTLALILRQPTFPQDAFERVRKRMLIGLRQQQQSPDAIADKAFDKAMYGDHPYGAPPLGTEESLNALTRDDAVNHHSRYYVARNAVVAIVGALDRAQAQALADALVGKLPEGEPAPALPKVNDLTASQSVNIEYPSAQTHILSGQPGMSRNDPDYFALYVGNHTLGGSGLVSRLSEEVREKRGLSYSAYSYFMPLRDRGPFTMGLQTRSDQADEALKVMRDTLATFVEKGPTAKELEASKKNITGGFPLRIDTNKKIVDYIGMIGFYNMPLNYLDAFIAKVDAVTLPQIQDAFKRRIQPDKMVTVVVGRSAAQK; the protein is encoded by the coding sequence ATGGTCGTTAATCTCCATATGGCCAATTCCCCGACCATTCAGCCCAGGAAGCAATATCCTATGTTCCAGAATGCAAAAAAAACGGTAGTGTTTACGGTTGTCGCAGTATTCAGCCTGTTATCCCCAACCTTTGCCGGCGCCGCCCCCGCGATCCAGCAATGGCAGACTGCCAACGGCGCGCGCGTCTATTTCGTGCCTGCGCCGGAGCTGCCGATAGTCGATGTGCGCGTCATGTTCGACGCGGGCGGTGCGCGCAACGAGGGCAAGGGTGGTCTGGCGCAACTTACCAGCGGCCTGCTTAACGATGGCGCGGGTGATTTGAACGCCGACCAGATTGCGGAGCGCTTCGGCGATCTGGGCGCGCAATTCGCCACCGCTGCCGAGCTGGACAGCGCCACGGTCAGCCTGCGCAGCCTGAGCAAACCGGAGGTGCTGCAACCGGCCCTCGACACCCTGGCGCTGATCCTGCGTCAGCCCACCTTTCCGCAGGACGCCTTCGAGCGCGTGCGCAAGCGCATGCTGATTGGCCTGCGTCAGCAGCAGCAATCACCGGATGCCATTGCCGACAAGGCGTTCGACAAGGCCATGTATGGCGATCACCCCTATGGCGCGCCACCGCTGGGCACTGAGGAATCGCTCAATGCGCTCACCCGCGATGACGCCGTCAACCACCACAGCCGCTACTATGTGGCACGCAATGCCGTGGTGGCCATCGTTGGCGCGCTGGATCGCGCACAGGCACAAGCGCTGGCCGATGCACTGGTGGGCAAGCTGCCGGAGGGCGAGCCTGCGCCTGCCTTGCCCAAGGTGAACGATTTGACGGCATCCCAATCCGTCAACATCGAATACCCTTCAGCGCAAACCCACATCCTCTCCGGCCAGCCGGGCATGAGCCGCAACGACCCCGATTATTTCGCGCTGTACGTGGGCAACCACACCCTGGGCGGCAGCGGGCTGGTGTCACGTCTGAGTGAGGAAGTCCGCGAAAAGCGCGGCTTGTCATATAGCGCTTACAGCTATTTTATGCCGCTGCGCGACCGGGGGCCGTTCACCATGGGCTTGCAAACCCGTTCCGATCAGGCCGATGAAGCGCTCAAGGTGATGCGCGACACGCTGGCTACCTTCGTGGAAAAAGGCCCCACCGCCAAGGAACTCGAAGCCTCAAAGAAAAACATCACCGGCGGTTTCCCGCTGCGCATCGACACCAATAAAAAGATTGTCGATTACATCGGCATGATCGGTTTTTACAACATGCCGTTGAACTACCTCGATGCCTTTATCGCTAAGGTGGACGCCGTCACCCTGCCGCAAATACAGGATGCCTTCAAGCGGCGCATCCAGCCTGACAAAATGGTGACGGTAGTCGTGGGCCGCTCGGCTGCGCAGAAGTAA
- a CDS encoding PfkB family carbohydrate kinase yields MTRILGVGIATLDIINTVDGFPAEDSEVRALTQRICRGGNATNTLVVLSQLGHACAWGGVLADEPDGKRILEDLSRHRIDTRACRQEAQGKVPTSYIALNRRNGSRTIIHYRYLPEYSFDDFSRVDLSAFDWLHFEGRAVDETRRMLELARAVTPCTPRSVEIEKPRDAIENLFPLADVLLFSRNYAQSCGIEDAGAFLRHARNLAPHANLVCAWGEDGAYGLTRDGKTHHSPAFPPSVVIDTLGAGDTFNAGIIHARLNGFTWEHALRFACELAGKKCGRVGFDIGL; encoded by the coding sequence ATGACGCGAATACTCGGTGTCGGCATCGCCACCCTGGACATCATCAATACCGTGGATGGCTTTCCCGCGGAAGATAGCGAGGTCCGCGCATTAACCCAGCGTATTTGCCGTGGCGGCAATGCCACCAATACCCTGGTCGTGCTGAGCCAGCTTGGACATGCTTGCGCCTGGGGCGGAGTGCTGGCGGACGAGCCGGACGGCAAGCGCATCCTGGAAGATCTCTCCCGTCACCGCATTGATACACGCGCCTGCCGCCAGGAGGCGCAGGGCAAGGTGCCGACCTCGTACATTGCGCTGAACCGACGCAACGGTTCACGCACTATCATTCATTACCGTTACCTCCCCGAATATAGCTTTGACGACTTCAGCCGCGTCGACTTGTCCGCTTTTGACTGGCTGCACTTCGAAGGGCGCGCAGTTGACGAAACACGCCGCATGTTGGAGCTGGCTCGCGCCGTAACGCCCTGCACTCCGCGCTCGGTCGAGATCGAAAAACCGCGCGACGCTATCGAGAACCTGTTTCCCCTCGCCGATGTGCTGTTGTTCTCGCGCAACTACGCCCAGTCGTGCGGCATCGAAGATGCCGGCGCTTTTTTGCGCCACGCGCGCAACCTCGCACCACACGCCAATCTAGTGTGCGCCTGGGGTGAGGATGGTGCGTATGGCCTGACGCGGGACGGAAAAACGCACCACAGCCCCGCCTTTCCTCCATCTGTAGTGATTGACACCCTGGGCGCGGGCGACACATTCAACGCGGGCATCATTCACGCCCGTTTGAACGGCTTTACCTGGGAGCACGCCTTACGATTTGCCTGCGAGCTTGCAGGGAAGAAATGCGGGCGGGTGGGGTTTGATATTGGGTTGTGA
- the apaG gene encoding Co2+/Mg2+ efflux protein ApaG encodes MNSDYNVQVQAESFYIEDQSIPERDQYVFAYRITIRNAGEVAAKLMTRHWVITDANGKVQEVRGEGVVGEQPHLKPGDEFQYTSGAIIETPVGTMEGSYQMVADDGGHFDAEISPFTLAAPRVLH; translated from the coding sequence ATGAACAGTGATTACAACGTGCAGGTCCAGGCGGAATCCTTTTACATCGAGGATCAGTCTATCCCGGAGCGGGACCAGTATGTATTTGCCTACCGCATCACCATCCGCAATGCCGGGGAGGTGGCGGCCAAACTCATGACCCGTCACTGGGTTATCACCGATGCCAATGGCAAGGTGCAGGAAGTACGCGGCGAAGGGGTGGTCGGCGAGCAGCCACATCTTAAGCCGGGCGATGAATTCCAGTATACCAGCGGTGCGATTATCGAAACCCCGGTCGGCACGATGGAGGGTAGTTATCAGATGGTCGCCGATGACGGCGGACATTTTGACGCGGAAATCTCTCCATTCACGCTCGCCGCGCCGCGCGTGTTGCACTGA
- the arsC gene encoding arsenate reductase (glutaredoxin) (This arsenate reductase requires both glutathione and glutaredoxin to convert arsenate to arsenite, after which the efflux transporter formed by ArsA and ArsB can extrude the arsenite from the cell, providing resistance.) — MRADVTIYHNPHCSKSRQTLQLLRDKGIEPLVIEYLKDPPSKAGLKKILSLLGMAPRDLMRKQEAIYKEAGLDDPALTRDELIAAMVAHPILIERPIVVVDGKAAVGRPPEAVLDIL, encoded by the coding sequence ATGCGCGCCGACGTCACCATCTACCATAATCCGCATTGTAGCAAATCACGGCAAACGCTCCAGCTTTTGCGGGATAAGGGTATCGAACCGCTCGTCATCGAATACCTGAAAGATCCGCCCAGCAAGGCCGGGCTGAAAAAGATTCTCTCCCTCCTTGGCATGGCACCGCGCGATTTGATGCGCAAGCAGGAGGCGATATACAAGGAGGCGGGGCTGGATGATCCAGCGTTGACACGTGATGAGCTGATCGCAGCTATGGTTGCGCATCCCATCCTGATTGAGCGGCCCATCGTGGTGGTTGATGGCAAGGCGGCGGTGGGACGTCCGCCGGAAGCTGTGCTGGATATTCTTTAA
- a CDS encoding IS4 family transposase, which yields MYSGQLVFAQLMEHLPLHTFRRCVQRYPSKYPTKTFSHLDQFLCMAFAQLTYRESLRDIETCLRAHQAKLYHLGIRGNIAKSTLADANEQRDRRIYADFAMSLIQTARKLYASDSFAVELEQTVYALDTTTIDLCLSVFPWARFRSTKAAVKMHTLLDLRGNIPTFIHISDGKMHEVNVLDILIPEAGSFYIMDRGFTDFARWFTLHQAQAFFVIRGKSNLLFRRVYSRTVDKSTGLRCDQTIALTARKASKDYPQHLRRIKFYDAEHDRFLVFLTNNFDLPALTIAQLYRCRWQVELFFKWIKQHLRIKRFYGTTENAVKTQIWIAIAVYVLVAIVKKRLNTEASLYTILQILSLTLFEKTPLDQLLKNAETQMSMQKDNNQLNLFN from the coding sequence ATGTATTCAGGCCAGTTGGTGTTCGCACAACTCATGGAGCATTTGCCCCTTCACACATTCCGTCGCTGCGTGCAGCGCTACCCTTCCAAATATCCCACCAAGACTTTTTCGCATCTCGATCAATTTCTCTGCATGGCGTTCGCGCAGCTGACTTACCGCGAAAGCCTGCGCGACATCGAAACCTGTCTGCGCGCCCACCAAGCCAAGCTCTATCACTTGGGCATACGAGGCAACATCGCCAAGAGCACGCTGGCCGATGCCAACGAGCAACGCGACCGTCGCATCTACGCGGATTTCGCGATGAGCTTAATCCAGACCGCCAGAAAGCTTTACGCCAGCGACAGCTTTGCGGTCGAACTGGAACAGACGGTCTACGCACTCGATACCACGACCATCGACCTGTGCTTGAGCGTCTTTCCGTGGGCACGCTTCCGCTCCACCAAAGCTGCCGTCAAGATGCATACGCTGCTCGACCTGCGCGGCAACATTCCAACCTTCATCCACATCAGCGATGGCAAGATGCACGAGGTCAATGTGCTCGATATCCTGATACCCGAAGCCGGCAGCTTTTACATCATGGATCGTGGCTTCACCGACTTCGCTCGCTGGTTCACCCTGCATCAAGCACAGGCGTTCTTTGTCATCCGTGGCAAATCCAATCTGCTCTTTCGTCGCGTCTACTCTCGCACCGTGGACAAGTCCACTGGACTGCGCTGCGACCAGACCATTGCATTGACTGCTCGCAAGGCCAGCAAGGATTACCCGCAGCACCTGCGACGCATCAAGTTCTACGATGCCGAACACGACAGGTTTCTGGTCTTTCTGACCAACAACTTCGACCTGCCTGCGCTGACCATCGCTCAGCTTTATCGTTGCCGCTGGCAGGTCGAGCTATTCTTCAAGTGGATCAAACAGCATCTTCGAATCAAGCGGTTCTATGGCACCACCGAGAATGCAGTCAAGACGCAAATATGGATCGCCATCGCGGTTTACGTCTTGGTCGCCATCGTGAAAAAGCGGCTCAATACCGAGGCTTCGCTTTACACAATCCTACAGATTTTGAGCCTGACTCTTTTCGAGAAAACGCCACTCGATCAATTACTTAAAAATGCGGAGACGCAAATGAGCATGCAGAAAGACAATAACCAATTGAATCTATTCAATTAA
- a CDS encoding RNA-directed DNA polymerase, producing the protein MGKTMVDDYDRMCSSANLQRAYRWTQSNPDAFYKGHFRDTYTAYAAASKLHLSRLRRVLARKAFRPSHASKLYFPKPSGLLRTFSLLSVDDQIVYQACVNIIADKLKPLVKSRYNKSIFGHLYAGKSSLFFYLKWQDGYRAFGQQIVAHVESGHRFVANFDLTAFYDSIDHRVLRHFLQDIEVDADLIDFLMSGLVVWTSSTWPNGEEPIYHGHGIPQGPLPSGLLAEALLKYLDDKGIQSGARYLRYVDDIKIFAKTEHQLRQRLVGLDLASKEVGLFPQSSKVAISEVKNPYEQIKSVSHPPEPSLRPKANQEKLRKRLLELTRRGRVSDDTKTRFKYLLGNAQPHSQLNLRLLKVLEHQPALSTNISNYIAKYPKLPQQFGATLVQVIKEQHIYHAVAADLLRASLMNLAGKPRIDCAAYCETRLFNPPAKSEPLQGSLRAALWAWILKEGRVTYARTREGLEQEHDPWVVKEIVMHLRVDAFGPASHEELLNISLRSQHPDVSRCSALRLVEDKLAVTGEERTIPESAKPILFSAAKIRRIGQPESLIHIALSQVLAQNFGALNWQKFLGPGHHVQAEHIAFAVRSYFESSIDSCILSLDSLCDLISEVSGNFAKTAI; encoded by the coding sequence ATGGGCAAGACCATGGTCGACGACTATGACCGGATGTGTTCATCTGCGAACCTGCAAAGGGCTTATCGGTGGACGCAATCCAACCCAGATGCCTTCTACAAAGGCCATTTCCGGGACACGTACACAGCTTATGCAGCCGCCTCGAAGCTCCACCTTTCCCGTCTTCGGCGGGTTCTGGCAAGGAAGGCGTTTCGGCCTTCTCACGCCTCCAAGCTCTACTTCCCGAAGCCATCTGGCCTGCTGCGAACGTTTTCGCTGCTCAGCGTCGACGACCAAATCGTCTACCAAGCGTGTGTGAACATCATCGCGGATAAGTTGAAACCCCTCGTAAAGAGCCGATACAACAAGTCCATCTTCGGGCATTTGTACGCCGGCAAATCCTCCCTGTTCTTCTATCTCAAGTGGCAGGACGGATACCGCGCGTTCGGCCAACAGATCGTTGCTCACGTAGAGAGCGGCCACCGATTCGTAGCCAATTTTGATCTCACTGCGTTCTACGACTCCATCGACCATCGCGTGCTTCGGCACTTCCTGCAAGACATCGAGGTCGATGCAGACCTCATCGACTTCCTGATGTCCGGCCTAGTGGTCTGGACCTCCAGCACCTGGCCGAATGGTGAGGAACCTATCTATCACGGTCACGGCATACCGCAAGGTCCGTTGCCGTCTGGGCTTCTGGCCGAGGCTCTCCTTAAGTACCTCGACGACAAAGGCATCCAGTCCGGCGCTCGTTATCTGCGGTACGTCGACGACATCAAGATTTTTGCGAAGACGGAACATCAACTCCGTCAGCGGTTGGTGGGTCTTGACCTTGCATCGAAAGAGGTGGGCCTGTTCCCACAAAGCTCGAAAGTCGCCATCTCCGAGGTCAAAAACCCGTACGAGCAAATCAAGTCGGTCAGTCACCCTCCAGAACCTTCACTGCGGCCCAAGGCGAACCAGGAGAAGCTCCGCAAGAGACTGCTGGAACTGACACGGCGTGGCCGAGTATCCGACGACACCAAGACGCGCTTCAAGTACTTGCTGGGCAATGCCCAGCCGCATTCCCAGCTGAACCTGCGGCTCCTGAAGGTCCTTGAACACCAACCCGCGCTATCGACGAACATCAGCAACTACATTGCCAAGTACCCAAAGCTACCCCAGCAATTTGGCGCGACCTTGGTGCAGGTCATCAAGGAACAACACATCTACCACGCCGTCGCCGCCGACCTGCTACGCGCGTCCCTAATGAACTTGGCCGGTAAGCCACGAATCGACTGCGCCGCATACTGCGAGACAAGACTATTCAATCCGCCAGCCAAGTCCGAGCCACTGCAGGGCTCGCTTAGAGCAGCCCTCTGGGCGTGGATACTGAAGGAAGGGCGAGTAACCTACGCCCGCACGCGAGAGGGCTTAGAGCAGGAACACGACCCGTGGGTGGTGAAGGAAATCGTGATGCACCTTCGTGTCGATGCCTTCGGTCCAGCATCCCACGAAGAACTCCTCAACATCTCGCTTCGGTCACAGCATCCGGACGTTTCCCGTTGCAGTGCGTTGCGCTTAGTGGAGGATAAATTGGCGGTCACTGGCGAAGAACGCACGATACCGGAATCAGCAAAGCCTATCCTGTTCTCGGCTGCGAAGATACGCCGCATCGGGCAGCCGGAAAGCCTCATCCATATTGCCCTTTCTCAAGTCTTGGCTCAAAATTTTGGGGCATTAAATTGGCAGAAATTCTTGGGTCCGGGCCATCATGTCCAAGCTGAACACATCGCTTTCGCGGTCAGAAGCTACTTTGAGTCGAGCATCGACTCGTGCATTCTCAGCCTTGATAGCCTCTGTGATCTTATATCAGAAGTGTCCGGCAATTTCGCAAAGACGGCTATATAA
- a CDS encoding DUF3683 domain-containing protein, producing MSSTPRIREIPYNYTSFSDREIVIRFLGERMWEVLNELRGTRRTGHSARLLFEVLGDMWIVTRNPYIQDDLLENPKRRASLINTLLQRLEQIRTRAGENPLALELEQAAHKAVQEFQTWFSSQYDLRKKTLKRLTKVTRRDNIDFSGLARVSHVTDATDWRVEYPFVVVAPDSEEEMAGVVQACIELGLTIIPRGGGTGYTGGAVPLHPDSAVLNTEKLEGLGAVEFRTLPGVPQQVATVRAEAGVITKRVSELAYAAGHVFAVDPTSQDASTIGGNIAMNAGGKKAVLWGTCLDNLVSWRMVTPDAQWLEVERLNHNLGKIHEVAFAEFRVTHYRADGKTPTGVSEILRIPGPELRKEGLGKDVTNKFLGGLPGVQKEGCDGLITSGVFILHREPRFTRTVCLEFFGADLCNAVPAIVEIKNYIDTVPGVLLAGMEHLDERYVRAVNYSTKAPRRERPKMVLIIDVAGDEENAVAQAVSQVVRLANAREAEGFVAVSPEARSRFWADRSRTAAIAAHTNAFKINEDVVIPLERLADYTLGIERINIEQSMHNKLLLVAALLEYLGGDLTELRRSADYQTSTESDEIIANKISAARDYLLKIQQQWTAILEYLDAPASLSPTLLDTETRAKVRVGDTLFDLLQRRELRISYRHEVERPLKAIFAGRELEKFHTRFDEIHTRIRSSRLFVATHMHAGDGNVHTNIPVNSNDYEMLQEADRIVDRVMALAVALGGVISGEHGIGITKMHYLEPEVVAAFAGYKQKIDPHGRFNRGKLLAGSGLHNAYTPSLRLVQQEALILEQSELGALNDDIRHCLRCGKCKPVCNTHVPRANLFYSPRNKILATGLIIEAFLYEEQTRRGISIRHFDEMNDVADHCTVCHKCLNPCPVNIDFGDVTVRMRRILKQRGQRHASPGTAVSMAFLNVTDPATIKLMRKTMIGWGYAGQRLGHNLAKRMGLLGKKQERPAATTGKPKITTQVIQFVKKPLPGALPAKTTRAQLGVEDKGVIPILRDPAKVNDDSDAVFYFPGCGSERLFSQVGLATLAMLHEVGAQTVLPPGYLCCGYPQTSSGDEAKGRQISTENRVLFHRMANTLSYLDIKTVIVSCGTCMDQLLKYEFDSIFPGCRLLDIHEYLMEKGISLNGVPGVKYIYHDPCHTPMKTHNPISVASNLMGQGVQLSERCCGEAGTFAVARPDIATQVRFRKQEELHKGIKALTGAETVEHNEVKMLTSCPACQQGLSRYAGDTGMQTDYIVVELANRLLGENWQQVFVEKTKQGGIERVLL from the coding sequence ATGAGCAGCACCCCCCGCATCCGTGAAATTCCGTATAACTATACCTCGTTCTCCGACCGCGAGATCGTGATCCGCTTTCTGGGCGAGCGCATGTGGGAGGTGTTGAACGAGCTGCGTGGCACGCGCCGCACCGGGCATTCGGCGCGCCTATTGTTCGAAGTGCTGGGGGATATGTGGATCGTGACGCGCAACCCCTATATCCAGGACGATTTGCTGGAAAACCCCAAGCGCCGCGCATCGCTGATTAATACCTTGCTGCAACGCCTGGAGCAGATCCGCACCCGCGCCGGAGAAAATCCCTTGGCGCTGGAGCTGGAGCAGGCGGCGCACAAAGCGGTACAGGAGTTTCAAACCTGGTTTTCGAGCCAGTATGACTTGCGCAAAAAGACGCTCAAGCGCCTCACCAAGGTCACGCGGCGTGACAACATTGATTTCAGCGGCTTGGCGCGCGTCTCTCATGTCACCGACGCCACTGACTGGCGCGTGGAATATCCGTTCGTAGTGGTGGCCCCCGACAGCGAGGAGGAAATGGCGGGTGTGGTGCAGGCCTGTATCGAGCTGGGGCTGACCATCATCCCGCGTGGCGGCGGCACTGGCTATACCGGCGGCGCGGTGCCGCTGCATCCGGACAGCGCGGTGCTCAATACCGAAAAACTGGAAGGGCTGGGAGCAGTGGAGTTCCGCACCTTGCCCGGCGTGCCACAACAGGTCGCCACAGTGCGCGCCGAGGCGGGCGTGATCACCAAGCGTGTCTCGGAGCTGGCCTATGCCGCCGGTCACGTGTTCGCCGTCGATCCCACCTCGCAGGACGCCTCCACCATCGGCGGCAACATCGCCATGAATGCGGGCGGCAAAAAGGCCGTGCTGTGGGGCACGTGCCTGGACAACCTGGTGTCGTGGCGCATGGTTACCCCCGATGCGCAATGGCTGGAGGTGGAGCGTCTCAACCACAATCTGGGCAAGATCCACGAGGTGGCGTTCGCCGAGTTCCGCGTCACCCATTATCGTGCCGATGGCAAGACGCCGACCGGCGTCTCCGAGATTTTGCGCATCCCCGGCCCGGAGTTGCGTAAAGAGGGTTTGGGCAAGGATGTCACCAACAAATTCCTGGGCGGGCTGCCCGGTGTTCAGAAGGAAGGCTGTGACGGGCTGATCACCTCTGGGGTGTTTATTCTGCACCGCGAACCGCGCTTTACCCGCACCGTGTGTCTGGAGTTCTTCGGTGCCGACCTGTGCAACGCCGTGCCCGCCATCGTGGAGATCAAGAATTATATAGATACCGTGCCCGGTGTATTGTTGGCGGGCATGGAACATCTGGATGAGCGTTATGTGCGCGCGGTGAATTACAGCACCAAGGCGCCGCGCCGCGAGCGGCCCAAGATGGTGTTGATCATCGACGTGGCGGGTGACGAGGAAAATGCGGTGGCGCAAGCCGTCTCCCAGGTGGTGCGTCTCGCCAACGCCCGCGAGGCGGAGGGCTTCGTCGCGGTGAGCCCCGAGGCGCGCAGCCGCTTCTGGGCAGACCGTTCCCGCACTGCCGCCATCGCCGCGCATACCAACGCCTTCAAGATCAACGAAGATGTGGTGATCCCGCTGGAACGCCTCGCCGATTACACGCTGGGCATCGAGCGCATCAACATCGAGCAGTCGATGCACAACAAGCTGCTTCTGGTTGCAGCGCTGCTGGAGTATCTGGGTGGTGATTTGACAGAATTGCGCCGCAGTGCCGATTATCAAACCAGCACAGAGAGCGACGAGATCATCGCCAACAAGATCAGCGCTGCCCGTGACTATTTGCTCAAGATCCAGCAACAGTGGACGGCCATCCTGGAGTATCTGGATGCCCCCGCTTCGTTATCCCCAACCTTGCTCGATACCGAGACACGGGCCAAGGTGCGTGTAGGCGATACCCTGTTCGATCTGCTGCAGCGCCGTGAATTGCGCATCTCATACCGCCACGAGGTGGAACGACCGCTGAAGGCTATCTTCGCCGGCCGCGAACTGGAGAAATTCCACACGCGCTTCGACGAAATCCACACCCGCATCCGCTCCAGCCGATTGTTCGTGGCGACCCACATGCACGCCGGCGACGGTAACGTACACACCAACATCCCGGTCAACTCCAACGATTACGAAATGCTGCAAGAGGCCGACCGCATCGTTGATCGCGTCATGGCTCTGGCCGTGGCGCTGGGCGGGGTGATTTCCGGCGAGCACGGCATCGGCATCACCAAGATGCACTATCTGGAGCCCGAGGTAGTGGCGGCCTTTGCAGGCTACAAACAGAAGATCGACCCCCATGGCCGTTTCAACCGTGGCAAGCTGCTGGCCGGTTCCGGTCTGCACAATGCCTATACGCCCTCGCTGCGGCTGGTGCAGCAGGAGGCGTTGATCCTGGAACAAAGCGAGCTCGGCGCGCTCAACGACGACATTCGCCACTGCCTGCGCTGCGGCAAGTGCAAGCCAGTGTGCAACACCCATGTGCCGCGCGCCAATCTGTTCTACTCGCCGCGCAACAAAATCCTCGCCACCGGCCTGATCATCGAGGCCTTTCTCTACGAAGAACAGACCCGGCGCGGTATCTCGATTCGTCATTTCGACGAGATGAACGATGTCGCCGATCACTGCACGGTCTGCCACAAATGCCTTAATCCCTGCCCGGTCAACATCGACTTCGGCGATGTCACCGTGCGCATGCGCCGCATTCTGAAGCAGCGCGGTCAGCGTCACGCAAGCCCTGGCACGGCGGTCTCGATGGCCTTCCTGAACGTCACAGATCCAGCCACCATCAAGCTGATGCGCAAGACCATGATCGGCTGGGGCTATGCCGGCCAGCGCCTGGGGCATAACCTCGCCAAACGCATGGGGCTGCTCGGCAAAAAGCAGGAGCGCCCTGCCGCCACCACCGGCAAGCCCAAGATCACGACGCAAGTGATTCAATTCGTGAAAAAGCCGCTGCCCGGCGCCCTGCCCGCCAAGACCACCCGCGCCCAGCTCGGAGTGGAAGACAAAGGCGTCATACCCATCCTGCGCGACCCCGCCAAGGTCAACGACGATTCCGATGCGGTATTTTATTTCCCCGGCTGCGGCTCGGAACGGCTGTTCAGCCAGGTTGGGCTTGCCACCCTCGCCATGCTCCATGAGGTGGGCGCGCAGACGGTGCTGCCGCCGGGTTACTTGTGCTGCGGCTATCCGCAGACCTCCAGCGGTGACGAAGCCAAAGGCCGCCAGATCAGCACCGAAAACCGCGTGCTGTTCCATCGCATGGCCAACACCCTGAGCTATCTGGACATCAAGACCGTGATCGTCTCCTGCGGCACCTGCATGGACCAGCTTCTCAAATACGAATTCGATTCCATCTTTCCCGGCTGCCGCCTGCTCGATATCCACGAATACCTGATGGAAAAGGGCATAAGCCTGAATGGCGTGCCCGGCGTGAAATACATCTATCACGACCCCTGCCACACGCCGATGAAAACCCACAACCCAATCAGCGTGGCCTCCAACCTGATGGGTCAGGGCGTGCAACTCTCCGAGCGCTGCTGCGGCGAAGCCGGCACCTTCGCCGTCGCCCGCCCCGACATCGCCACCCAGGTGCGCTTCCGCAAGCAGGAAGAACTGCACAAGGGCATCAAGGCACTCACCGGTGCGGAAACCGTGGAACACAACGAAGTTAAAATGCTCACCTCCTGCCCCGCCTGCCAGCAAGGCCTGTCGCGCTACGCCGGTGACACCGGCATGCAGACCGATTACATCGTGGTGGAGCTTGCCAATAGACTGCTTGGCGAAAACTGGCAGCAGGTGTTTGTCGAGAAAACGAAGCAGGGTGGGATTGAGCGGGTGCTTTTGTAG
- a CDS encoding lytic transglycosylase domain-containing protein, whose amino-acid sequence MTLSTEYLVDNPQNDNKVEDYRVTFRLTLLLLMLTAWICPVRADLYAFTDENGVLNITNVPSYDARYKVIHREPKSAPRRDYSTGSLRSLRVAKRPPGLDGMVSRAAQTYQVDPALVHAVIHAESGFNPQAVSPKGASGLMQLMPATARRYGVRDIFDPSQNITGGVRYLRDLLKMFGNNPRLAVAAYNAGENSVLRFGGVPPYPETTNYVSRVLSLHSRYRSHS is encoded by the coding sequence GTGACCCTGTCCACAGAATATTTGGTGGATAATCCGCAAAATGACAACAAAGTCGAGGATTACCGCGTGACATTCAGGCTCACATTGTTGCTCTTAATGCTCACTGCCTGGATATGCCCCGTCCGGGCGGACCTCTACGCCTTTACCGACGAGAACGGTGTGCTCAACATCACCAATGTGCCGAGCTACGATGCGCGCTACAAGGTAATCCACAGGGAGCCGAAAAGCGCGCCGCGCCGCGATTATTCCACCGGATCGTTACGGTCGCTGCGTGTGGCGAAGAGGCCGCCGGGGCTTGACGGCATGGTAAGCAGAGCGGCGCAGACCTATCAAGTGGATCCTGCATTGGTACATGCGGTGATTCATGCCGAATCCGGCTTCAACCCGCAGGCCGTGTCGCCCAAGGGCGCGTCGGGGTTGATGCAGCTCATGCCTGCTACCGCGCGCCGCTATGGGGTGCGCGATATTTTCGACCCCTCCCAGAACATCACCGGCGGGGTGCGTTATCTGCGCGACCTGCTCAAGATGTTTGGCAATAACCCGCGCCTTGCGGTGGCGGCCTATAATGCCGGCGAAAACTCCGTGTTACGCTTCGGTGGCGTCCCCCCTTATCCCGAGACTACCAACTACGTCAGCCGTGTGTTGAGCCTGCATAGCCGTTACCGCAGTCACAGCTAA